In Kitasatospora viridis, one DNA window encodes the following:
- a CDS encoding recombinase family protein, protein MDAAAPAIRPTTGPVDPALPPAAYLRCPIGATRARRDQREALEHFAARLGLPAPDFYEDLTASGAEPPHDRPRFQALTRAVQDGSHRLLLVPGPSVLGDCEDRVRDALRRLTSAGCGRILALPAPGQLVRVGRGRRNAGPAYSPARARRLG, encoded by the coding sequence ATGGACGCCGCCGCACCGGCCATCCGGCCGACCACCGGCCCCGTCGACCCGGCCCTGCCGCCCGCCGCGTACCTGCGCTGCCCGATCGGCGCCACGCGCGCCCGGCGCGACCAACGCGAAGCACTGGAGCACTTCGCCGCACGCCTCGGCCTGCCCGCGCCGGACTTCTACGAGGACCTCACCGCGTCCGGCGCCGAGCCGCCGCACGACCGGCCCCGGTTCCAGGCCCTCACCCGTGCCGTGCAGGACGGCAGCCACCGCCTGCTGCTGGTACCCGGCCCCTCGGTGCTCGGCGACTGCGAGGACCGGGTCCGCGACGCGCTGCGCCGGCTCACCTCGGCCGGCTGCGGCCGGATCCTGGCGCTCCCCGCCCCCGGACAACTGGTCCGGGTCGGCCGGGGACGCCGCAACGCGGGCCCGGCCTACTCCCCGGCCCGGGCCCGCCGACTGGGCTGA
- a CDS encoding ROK family transcriptional regulator: MFPNHANPLVTAPAETTILAILLAESPLSRVELARRTGLSSTAVTKAARPLIDGGYLHELPPERTAPGAGRPVNPLAVTPDREFFVGVWIGADSLHGAVCDLRARVRATAERPLDRLDPAPVVAQLAELVDELLDSAGEFRERTRQLGIVVAGWANRDTGQVSHQLLPGWEDVALAEPVAAATGLTVTVENDVKALTVAEHWFGEGIGTEYFALVTLGARVASGLVVNGELVTGAYGAAGELGHVRVDPDGPACRCGSNGCVEAIASTDAILAAVREAAGDPELDLEGAVRLARDGDPGAREAFVRAGRAVGTGIATLVTLFGPERVVIAAESSDTLDLLDGPIREAYAELCFKAAARCPLSLRPLPPEEWARGGAVIGIQALFP; this comes from the coding sequence GTGTTCCCGAACCACGCGAACCCGCTGGTCACGGCGCCCGCGGAAACCACCATCCTCGCCATCCTGCTGGCCGAGAGCCCGCTCAGCAGGGTGGAGCTGGCCCGGCGCACGGGTCTGTCGTCGACGGCGGTGACCAAGGCGGCCCGGCCGCTGATCGACGGCGGCTACCTGCACGAGCTGCCGCCGGAGCGCACCGCCCCGGGCGCGGGCCGACCGGTGAACCCGCTGGCGGTGACCCCGGACCGGGAGTTCTTCGTCGGCGTGTGGATCGGCGCCGACTCGCTGCACGGCGCGGTCTGCGACCTGCGGGCCCGGGTCAGGGCCACCGCCGAGCGCCCGCTGGACCGGCTCGATCCCGCCCCGGTGGTCGCGCAGCTGGCCGAGCTGGTCGACGAACTGCTGGACAGTGCCGGGGAGTTCAGGGAGCGGACCCGGCAGCTGGGGATCGTCGTCGCCGGCTGGGCGAACCGCGACACGGGGCAGGTCAGTCACCAACTGCTGCCCGGCTGGGAGGACGTCGCGCTGGCCGAGCCGGTGGCGGCGGCGACCGGCCTGACCGTCACTGTCGAGAACGACGTCAAGGCGCTGACCGTCGCCGAGCACTGGTTCGGCGAGGGCATCGGCACCGAGTACTTCGCGCTGGTCACCCTCGGAGCCCGGGTCGCCTCCGGACTCGTCGTCAACGGCGAGCTGGTGACGGGCGCGTACGGGGCGGCCGGCGAGCTGGGCCACGTCCGGGTCGACCCGGACGGCCCGGCGTGCCGCTGCGGCTCGAACGGCTGCGTCGAGGCGATCGCCTCCACCGACGCGATCCTCGCTGCCGTCCGCGAGGCCGCGGGCGACCCCGAGCTGGACCTCGAAGGCGCCGTCCGGCTCGCCCGCGACGGCGACCCGGGCGCGCGGGAGGCCTTCGTCCGGGCCGGCCGGGCCGTCGGGACGGGCATCGCCACCCTGGTGACCCTGTTCGGCCCCGAGCGCGTGGTCATCGCGGCGGAGTCGTCCGACACCCTCGACCTGCTCGACGGCCCGATCCGGGAGGCCTACGCGGAGCTCTGCTTCAAGGCGGCCGCCCGCTGCCCGCTGAGCCTGCGCCCGCTCCCGCCGGAGGAGTGGGCGCGCGGCGGCGCCGTGATCGGGATCCAGGCGCTGTTCCCCTGA